In Bicyclus anynana chromosome 1, ilBicAnyn1.1, whole genome shotgun sequence, a single window of DNA contains:
- the LOC112044282 gene encoding mediator of RNA polymerase II transcription subunit 27, whose product MSQTINVEQLNSALTSLRTLRSSVSHVFETLSNGLRADHGEDGKDKFLLELQELLNNVNINLRDLEQTVNGLPIPTAPFNLGNTTFLSQETTQDRQALYTQLVNSYKWTDKIHEYCSFANTLLSQNSLKRSYINSGSTKRRGKLQSNHNVAPHQVDNVINNIDRSYGAMKITISRPFASNAVVQINLSHVLKAVVAFKGLLMEWVMVKGCGETLDLWTESRHHVFRKVTENAHAAMLHFYSPTLPELAVRSFMTWLHSYVSLFNDVCKRCGCHLHHTSMLPPAWRDFRTLEPFHDECKQ is encoded by the coding sequence atgAGTCAAACTATAAACGTGGAACAGTTAAACTCCGCGCTTACTTCTCTCAGAACTCTTCGCTCAAGTGTCAGTCATGTGTTTGAAACCTTATCAAATGGCCTCCGCGCCGACCACGGCGAAGATGGCAAAGATAAGTTCCTCCTCGAACTGCAGGAACTACTCAACAATGTGAACATCAATTTGAGAGACTTAGAACAAACAGTGAACGGCCTACCAATACCCACAGCGCCATTTAATCTAGGCAATACGACGTTTTTGAGTCAAGAGACTACGCAGGATCGACAGGCTCTGTACACTCAACTGGTGAACAGTTACAAATGGACGGACAAAATACACGAATACTGCTCCTTCGCAAACACATTACTGAGCCAGAATTCACTGAAAAGGTCTTACATAAACTCGGGGAGTACTAAACGCCGCGGCAAGCTGCAGAGTAACCACAATGTAGCACCTCATCAGGTAGACAATGTCATAAACAACATAGACCGGTCGTACGGAGCTATGAAAATCACTATATCCCGCCCTTTCGCTAGCAATGCTGttgtacaaattaatttgaGCCACGTTTTAAAAGCAGTTGTTGCATTTAAAGGCTTACTTATGGAGTGGGTTATGGTCAAAGGCTGCGGCGAGACGTTGGACTTGTGGACAGAATCTCGGCATCACGTTTTCCGGAAGGTGACAGAAAATGCTCATGCCGCAATGCTGCATTTTTATTCACCAACATTACCAGAGTTAGCAGTCAGATCATTTATGACATGGTTGCACAGCTATGTCAGTCTTTTCAATGATGTGTGTAAGAGGTGTGGCTGTCATTTACATCATACGTCAATGCTGCCACCCGCTTGGCGTGACTTCCGCACCCTGGAACCATTTCACGACGAGTGCAAGCAATAG
- the LOC112044280 gene encoding RCC1-like G exchanging factor-like protein isoform X2, whose protein sequence is MYFRVFQYPVSKSSDRRVYVWGLAETGALGIHMPRYKKSGKKAYKNNFNLVWHPMRSSFCERFDVLKIACGYGFTVAAVKTTEQHKVFGTGINTDSQIGYHAPRIGHPLEMLLSPAPIYIPYTSLETKITGLAAGRAHTLIQTDNEGVYSVGNNAYGQCGRKINPNEEYRGSMASHNIKSLGKEKIIDVCCGQDHSLFITEGGRVYACGWGADGQTGLGTYNNQGHPALVKGDVTSENIVKVASTADCVLALNDKGELFGWGNSEYGQVPMSNNQQQVNMSYALVNFTKGLGKIVDVAAGGSFCLICNEQGDVFVWGFGLLGLGPNVQHSTRPKQIPAPLFGRNEFNPDSMITKVACGIGHLAAITDKGDLYMWGRNRHGCLGLGHDKDQHFPLKISIGAHVLSVHCSVDHTVAMCKPFT, encoded by the exons ATGTATTTTCGag TATTTCAGTACCCAGTTAGCAAAAGCTCAGACAGAAGAGTGTATGTATGGGGACTAGCCGAGACAGGTGCGCTCGGAATACACATGCCAAGGTACAAGAAGTCAGGCAAGAAGGCTTACAAGAACAACTTTAATTTGGTTTGGCATCCTATGAGATCCAGTTTTTGTGAAAGATTTGAT GTGTTGAAGATTGCCTGTGGTTATGGCTTCACAGTAGCAGCTGTAAAAACAACAGAACAGCACAAAGTGTTTGGCACAGGCATCAACACTGACTCACAGATAGGCTACCATGCCCCTAGGATTGGACATCCGCTGGAAATGCTCCTTAGCCCTGCACCTATTTATATACCTTATACTTCTTTGGAAACCAAG ATTACAGGCCTAGCGGCCGGCAGAGCTCATACCCTCATTCAGACGGACAATGAAGGTGTTTACTCAGTTGGTAATAACGCATATGGTCAGTGCGGGAGGAAAATAAACCCAAATGAGGAGTATAGAGGTAGCATGGCTTCACATAATATCAAGAGTCTGGGGAAAGAGAAAATTATTGATGTTTGCTGTGGACAAGATCATAG TCTTTTCATCACAGAGGGCGGTCGGGTGTACGCCTGCGGCTGGGGCGCGGACGGACAGACCGGTCTCGGCACGTACAACAACCAGGGCCACCCGGCTTTGGTCAAGGGTGACGTCACCAGTGAGAACATTGTCAAGGTTGCCTCCACCGCTGACTGTGTGCTGGCTCTAAACG ATAAGGGAGAACTGTTTGGCTGGGGCAATTCAGAGTACGGCCAGGTGCCGATGTCAAATAACCAGCAGCAGGTCAACATGTCGTATGCACTGGTCAACTTCACCAAAGGCTTGGGGAAGATTGTAGACGTAGCAGCCGGAGGATCTTTCTGTCTTATTTGTAATG AGCAAGGAGATGTGTTTGTATGGGGCTTTGGACTATTGGGACTAGGTCCAAACGTCCAACACTCAACAAGACCAAAACAAATACCAGCACCTTTGTTTGGAAGAAATGAATTCAACCCAGATTCCATGATAACTAAAGTTGCCTGCGGCATTGGTCATTTGGCCGCCATCACAGATAAGGGAGACCTATACATGTGGGGGCGGAACAGGCATGGCTGTTTAGGGTTAGGTCATGATAAAGATCAACATTTTCCATTGAAAATCAGCATTGGTGCTCACGTGTTGTCTGTGCATTGCAGTGTAGACCACACTGTTGCTATGTGTAAACCTTttacatag
- the LOC112044280 gene encoding RCC1-like G exchanging factor-like protein isoform X1 gives MNKLKLFISQRSPAIVVSRFVTTKKKIHDPNEEEQLPIFQYPVSKSSDRRVYVWGLAETGALGIHMPRYKKSGKKAYKNNFNLVWHPMRSSFCERFDVLKIACGYGFTVAAVKTTEQHKVFGTGINTDSQIGYHAPRIGHPLEMLLSPAPIYIPYTSLETKITGLAAGRAHTLIQTDNEGVYSVGNNAYGQCGRKINPNEEYRGSMASHNIKSLGKEKIIDVCCGQDHSLFITEGGRVYACGWGADGQTGLGTYNNQGHPALVKGDVTSENIVKVASTADCVLALNDKGELFGWGNSEYGQVPMSNNQQQVNMSYALVNFTKGLGKIVDVAAGGSFCLICNEQGDVFVWGFGLLGLGPNVQHSTRPKQIPAPLFGRNEFNPDSMITKVACGIGHLAAITDKGDLYMWGRNRHGCLGLGHDKDQHFPLKISIGAHVLSVHCSVDHTVAMCKPFT, from the exons atgaataaGTTAAAATTGTTTATCAGCCAAAGAAGTCCTGCTATAGTCGTAAGTCGTTTTGTCACAACAAAGAAGAAAATACACGATCCCAATGAAGAAGAACAGCTTccaa TATTTCAGTACCCAGTTAGCAAAAGCTCAGACAGAAGAGTGTATGTATGGGGACTAGCCGAGACAGGTGCGCTCGGAATACACATGCCAAGGTACAAGAAGTCAGGCAAGAAGGCTTACAAGAACAACTTTAATTTGGTTTGGCATCCTATGAGATCCAGTTTTTGTGAAAGATTTGAT GTGTTGAAGATTGCCTGTGGTTATGGCTTCACAGTAGCAGCTGTAAAAACAACAGAACAGCACAAAGTGTTTGGCACAGGCATCAACACTGACTCACAGATAGGCTACCATGCCCCTAGGATTGGACATCCGCTGGAAATGCTCCTTAGCCCTGCACCTATTTATATACCTTATACTTCTTTGGAAACCAAG ATTACAGGCCTAGCGGCCGGCAGAGCTCATACCCTCATTCAGACGGACAATGAAGGTGTTTACTCAGTTGGTAATAACGCATATGGTCAGTGCGGGAGGAAAATAAACCCAAATGAGGAGTATAGAGGTAGCATGGCTTCACATAATATCAAGAGTCTGGGGAAAGAGAAAATTATTGATGTTTGCTGTGGACAAGATCATAG TCTTTTCATCACAGAGGGCGGTCGGGTGTACGCCTGCGGCTGGGGCGCGGACGGACAGACCGGTCTCGGCACGTACAACAACCAGGGCCACCCGGCTTTGGTCAAGGGTGACGTCACCAGTGAGAACATTGTCAAGGTTGCCTCCACCGCTGACTGTGTGCTGGCTCTAAACG ATAAGGGAGAACTGTTTGGCTGGGGCAATTCAGAGTACGGCCAGGTGCCGATGTCAAATAACCAGCAGCAGGTCAACATGTCGTATGCACTGGTCAACTTCACCAAAGGCTTGGGGAAGATTGTAGACGTAGCAGCCGGAGGATCTTTCTGTCTTATTTGTAATG AGCAAGGAGATGTGTTTGTATGGGGCTTTGGACTATTGGGACTAGGTCCAAACGTCCAACACTCAACAAGACCAAAACAAATACCAGCACCTTTGTTTGGAAGAAATGAATTCAACCCAGATTCCATGATAACTAAAGTTGCCTGCGGCATTGGTCATTTGGCCGCCATCACAGATAAGGGAGACCTATACATGTGGGGGCGGAACAGGCATGGCTGTTTAGGGTTAGGTCATGATAAAGATCAACATTTTCCATTGAAAATCAGCATTGGTGCTCACGTGTTGTCTGTGCATTGCAGTGTAGACCACACTGTTGCTATGTGTAAACCTTttacatag
- the LOC112044280 gene encoding RCC1-like G exchanging factor-like protein isoform X3: MPRYKKSGKKAYKNNFNLVWHPMRSSFCERFDVLKIACGYGFTVAAVKTTEQHKVFGTGINTDSQIGYHAPRIGHPLEMLLSPAPIYIPYTSLETKITGLAAGRAHTLIQTDNEGVYSVGNNAYGQCGRKINPNEEYRGSMASHNIKSLGKEKIIDVCCGQDHSLFITEGGRVYACGWGADGQTGLGTYNNQGHPALVKGDVTSENIVKVASTADCVLALNDKGELFGWGNSEYGQVPMSNNQQQVNMSYALVNFTKGLGKIVDVAAGGSFCLICNEQGDVFVWGFGLLGLGPNVQHSTRPKQIPAPLFGRNEFNPDSMITKVACGIGHLAAITDKGDLYMWGRNRHGCLGLGHDKDQHFPLKISIGAHVLSVHCSVDHTVAMCKPFT, from the exons ATGCCAAGGTACAAGAAGTCAGGCAAGAAGGCTTACAAGAACAACTTTAATTTGGTTTGGCATCCTATGAGATCCAGTTTTTGTGAAAGATTTGAT GTGTTGAAGATTGCCTGTGGTTATGGCTTCACAGTAGCAGCTGTAAAAACAACAGAACAGCACAAAGTGTTTGGCACAGGCATCAACACTGACTCACAGATAGGCTACCATGCCCCTAGGATTGGACATCCGCTGGAAATGCTCCTTAGCCCTGCACCTATTTATATACCTTATACTTCTTTGGAAACCAAG ATTACAGGCCTAGCGGCCGGCAGAGCTCATACCCTCATTCAGACGGACAATGAAGGTGTTTACTCAGTTGGTAATAACGCATATGGTCAGTGCGGGAGGAAAATAAACCCAAATGAGGAGTATAGAGGTAGCATGGCTTCACATAATATCAAGAGTCTGGGGAAAGAGAAAATTATTGATGTTTGCTGTGGACAAGATCATAG TCTTTTCATCACAGAGGGCGGTCGGGTGTACGCCTGCGGCTGGGGCGCGGACGGACAGACCGGTCTCGGCACGTACAACAACCAGGGCCACCCGGCTTTGGTCAAGGGTGACGTCACCAGTGAGAACATTGTCAAGGTTGCCTCCACCGCTGACTGTGTGCTGGCTCTAAACG ATAAGGGAGAACTGTTTGGCTGGGGCAATTCAGAGTACGGCCAGGTGCCGATGTCAAATAACCAGCAGCAGGTCAACATGTCGTATGCACTGGTCAACTTCACCAAAGGCTTGGGGAAGATTGTAGACGTAGCAGCCGGAGGATCTTTCTGTCTTATTTGTAATG AGCAAGGAGATGTGTTTGTATGGGGCTTTGGACTATTGGGACTAGGTCCAAACGTCCAACACTCAACAAGACCAAAACAAATACCAGCACCTTTGTTTGGAAGAAATGAATTCAACCCAGATTCCATGATAACTAAAGTTGCCTGCGGCATTGGTCATTTGGCCGCCATCACAGATAAGGGAGACCTATACATGTGGGGGCGGAACAGGCATGGCTGTTTAGGGTTAGGTCATGATAAAGATCAACATTTTCCATTGAAAATCAGCATTGGTGCTCACGTGTTGTCTGTGCATTGCAGTGTAGACCACACTGTTGCTATGTGTAAACCTTttacatag